A genomic window from Yarrowia lipolytica chromosome 1D, complete sequence includes:
- a CDS encoding uncharacterized protein (Compare to YALI0D18062g, similar to Saccharomyces cerevisiae HUA1 (YGR268C); ancestral locus Anc_5.36, some similarities with uniprot|P40325 Saccharomyces cerevisiae YGR268C Hypothetical 22.4 kDa protein in FOL2- YTA7 intergenic region), with protein MVALVVALDLGGSILGWCDWSALLNVSGALDGCQDAPRSMSKAQYEGSPQPTAENNGHVLPPEEQMPDELPPTYEESLDRPGGSSTTRPVVPNRPPQNQTPDQNHLQVPQAPPRPSSSNSSNGAYGTANSSNTSFNTGNVSNSSFGSGKSGASGKGGRGHSPGPPGPHGRPPPSPRTDPLISPNRPPGQMGYGPRPQGGPAPNNPLLHYPRGYHCPKCNNTGIKKKNGKSCQDCWGMFARPNQQVVNIPGPQQQYTPFPFFPFTPPPPQQTTIYAAPGAPPPIVVQPGDPRLGGQVCGKCRGRGMVYDWFLGDETCPVCKGVGRVR; from the exons ACTTGTTGTGGCGTTGGACTTGGGAGGATCGATACTTGGATGGTGCGACTGGAGTGCTCTTCTTAACGTCAGTGGAGCTCTGGATGGGTGTCAGGATGC accACGCAGCATGTCAAAAGCGCAATACGAAGGGAGCCCGCAGCCTACAGCCGAAAACAACGGCCACGTTCTTCCCCCAGAAGAGCAGATGCCGGATGAATTACCCCCTACCTACGAAGAGAGTTTAGACCGACCTGGGGGATCATCGACGACCCGGCCTGTTGTTCCTAACCGGCCCCCTCAGAACCAAACCCCAGACCAGAACCATTTGCAGGTACCTCAAGCACCCCCGCGACCTTCatcctccaactccagcAACGGCGCGTACGGCACTGCCAACTCTAGCAACACATCTTTCAATACCGGTAATGTTTCCAATAGCTCCTTTGGAAGCGGCAAGAGTGGGGCGAGTGGGAAGGGTGGAAGAGGGCACTCGCCTGGACCCCCTGGACCCCACGGGAGACCCCCGCCATCTCCCAGGACGGACCCCCTCATTTCCCCCAACCGCCCTCCCGGACAAATGGGATATGGTCCCCGTCCTCAGGGAGGCCCGGCTCCCAACAACCCGCTATTACATTACCCCAGAGGCTACCATTGTCCTAAGTGTAACAACACGGGTATTAAGAAGAAGAATGGAAAGTCGTGCCAGGACTGTTGGGGTATGTTTGCTCGACCCAACCAGCAGGTAGTCAACATTCCAGGGCCCCAGCAACAATATACaccttttccttttttccctttcacccctcctcctccccaaCAGACCACCATTTACGCTGCCcctggagctcctcctcctaTTGTTGTCCAACCAGGCGATCCCCGACTGGGTGGCCAAGTATGTGGAAAGTGCAGAGGCCGAGGCATGGTGTACGATTGGTTCCTGGGAGATGAGACATGCCCTGTTTGCAAGGGTGTTGGACGTGTGAGATAG